In Bacteroidales bacterium, a single genomic region encodes these proteins:
- a CDS encoding helix-turn-helix domain-containing protein, translating into MKSRKIYNRIAVLRHDQGISRKELAKKVKVNYQTIGYLEREEYNPSLDLAFRFSEVFKQPVGFIFSTEPQKPLSQIIQENK; encoded by the coding sequence AAGATATATAATCGGATTGCTGTTTTGCGCCACGATCAAGGGATTAGCCGGAAAGAATTGGCTAAAAAAGTGAAGGTAAATTATCAAACCATTGGATATTTGGAGCGCGAAGAGTATAATCCCAGCTTAGATTTAGCTTTTCGGTTTAGCGAGGTATTTAAGCAGCCGGTTGGGTTTATTTTTTCTACTGAACCGCAGAAACCATTGAGTCAAATAATACAAGAAAATAAATAA